The following are from one region of the Channa argus isolate prfri chromosome 6, Channa argus male v1.0, whole genome shotgun sequence genome:
- the LOC137129296 gene encoding olfactory receptor 6E1-like has protein sequence MLNSTQVLYFTLASYFDNGLFKYLYFMIVLSLYFLIIFANVLLIVVICINRSLHEPMYIFLCSLFVNGLYGSTGLFPSLLVQILSDTHIISASFCFLQIFLVYSYGSVEFLNLAIMSYDRYLAICYPLQYNTCMTFKKVATFIAIIWLPPILVNFFTLPLIVPLQLCGNVINKVYCDNYSIVKLACYDTTVNNIYGLVVSALSVFGPLILIIYTYMRIFIVCFSGSKQTRQKAVNTCTPHLISLLNFSSGACFEILQSRFNMNSVPNSLRIFLSLYFLTCPPLFNPVMYGLKLSKIHSACKNLISSY, from the coding sequence ATGTTAAACTCTACGcaggttttatattttacactggCCTCCTATTTTGACAATGGGCTGTTTAAGTACTTATATTTCATGATTGTTctatctttatattttttaattatatttgccAATGTGTTGCTTATTGTGGTTATATGTATAAACAGAAGTTTACATGAacctatgtacatttttctgtgcagcCTGTTTGTAAATGGATTGTATGGAAGTACAGGGTTGTTTCCATCCCTTCTGGTTCAGATCCTCTCTGACACTCAcattatttctgcttcattctgTTTCCTGCAGATTTTCTTAGTATACTCTTATGGAAGTGTAGAGTTTTTAAACTTAGCCATCATGTCTTATGACAGATACCTTGCTATCTGTTATCCTCTACAATATAATACAtgtatgacatttaaaaaagttgcCACCTTCATTGCCATAATATGGTTACCACCAAttcttgttaatttttttacacTGCCTTTGATTGTTCCTTTACAGCTGTGTGGGAATGTCATTAACAAAGTGTATTGTGATAACTACTCTATTGTGAAACTGGCCTGCTATGACACTACAGTCAATAACATCTATGGATTAGTTGTCAGTGCCTTGTCAGTCTTTGGTCCtctaattttaattatttacacttACATGAGgatttttatagtttgtttttctggttcTAAACAGACCAGACAAAAAGCTGTCAATACCTGCACACCTCACCTCATTTCTCTACTGAACTTCTCTTCTGGAGCTTGTTTTGAAATTTTACAGAGCAGATTCAATATGAACAGTGTACCCAATAGTTTGCGAATTTTCTTATCATTATACTTTCTCACTTGTCCACCACTTTTCAATCCGGTTATGTATGGCCTGAAGCTGTCAAAAATCCACAGTGCATGTAAAAATCTGATATCTAGCTACTAG
- the LOC137129476 gene encoding olfactory receptor 52N2-like, producing the protein MMINSTDVTFFIFAAYFDSGMLKYFYFLMVLSLYIFIVGINLLLIVVISRNRSLHEPMYIFLCSLFVNGLYGSTGLFPSLLVQILSVIHTVSPSVCFLQMYCVHTYLAVEFLTLTIMSYDRYIAICYPLQYNTRMTADKIATLIAATWLYPLLACIVIIYLNSHSELCGNTIYKVYCDSHSVVKLACSNGYIANMYGLFASFGTISLALTFISYTYLKIVQVCFSGSKQTKQKAVSTCTPHLASLLNFSFGCFFEMLQSRFNMNNVPNMLRIFLSLYFITFQPLFNPVLYGLQMSKIRSICKNLVFGKI; encoded by the coding sequence ATGATGATAAACTCTAcagatgttacattttttatatttgcagcaTATTTTGACAGTGGaatgttaaagtatttttatttcctgatGGTCCTGtctctttatatttttattgttggcATAAATCTTCTGCTCATTGTGGTTATCTCTAGGAACAGAAGTTTACATGAacctatgtacatttttctgtgcagcCTGTTTGTAAATGGATTGTATGGTAGTACAGGGTTGTTTCCCTCCCTTCTAGTTCAGATCCTCTCTGTCATTCACACAGTTTCTccttcagtttgttttctgcagatgTATTGTGTACACACATATTTGGCTGTTGAATTTTTAACGTTAACTATCATGTCTTATGACAGGTATATTGCTATCTGTTACCCCCTGCAATATAATACACGTATGACAGCTGACAAGATTGCCACACTCATTGCTGCAACATGGTTATATCCTCTCCTTGCATGTATtgttataatatatttaaattctcACTCAGAACTGTGTGGAAACACCATTTACAAAGTTTACTGTGATAGCCACTCTGTTGTCAAGCTTGCATGTTCAAATGGGTATATAGCAAACATGTATGGGCTTTTTGCATCTTTTGGGACAATCTCACTTGCGTTAACTTTTATTTCTTATACTTATTTGAAAATTGTCCAAGTTTGTTTCTCTGGGtccaaacaaactaaacagaaagCTGTCAGTACCTGCACACCTCACCTGGCATCCCTGCTGAACTTCtcttttggttgtttctttgaaatgttACAGAGCAGATTTAACATGAACAATGTCCCCAACATGCTAcgcatttttttgtcattgtattttatCACTTTCCAGCCGCTCTTTAACCCTGTATTATATGGACTTCAAATGTCTAAAATACGCAGCATATGTAAAAACCTTGTTTTcggtaaaatataa